The stretch of DNA GCTGGACCGGCCACGCCGGAGGAGGTCATTAAAAGCGTCGCCAAGGGCATCTATGTTAAAGATGTCAGCAACGGCCAGGTTAAGATAGGGGAAGGTGATTTTGCTTTTTACGTCTCCCAGGGTCGCCTGATCGAAGACGGCAAACTCACGGCGCCCATCAAGGATGTCAACATCATGGGCAATGGGCCGAAAATGCTGGCCAATGTGACCATGGTGGCTGATGACCTGGAGATGTCGCGAGGCGGATCAAGTTATTGCGGCAAAGATGGGCAAATGGTGCCCGTTGGTTTTGGACTACCGACCGCTTTGGTAAAATCCATGACCATTGGCGGCTTGAAAGCATGAGGAGGCGACTATGAACACAGAGTTGTATGACCTGGCAAGTTGGGCGGTCGAAACGGCCAAAACGGCCGGCGCGGCTGCCAGCCGCGCCGAGATCAGCCGCGAACGGTCGGTTGAAATCGGCTATCGGCAGCAGAAACCGGAGAACATCAAAGAGGCGGCCAAGCGTCTGTTGAACTTGGAGGTGTTCGTCGATGGCCGCTATTCCGGCCAATCCACCTCGGATTTGCGCAAAGAGGCGTTGTATAAATTTATCACCGACGCCGTGGCTGCCACTCGACTGTTGGCCGAAGATCCGTTTCGTTCACTGCCGGATCCCAGATATTACCAGGGCCGGTCTGAAGTGGACCTTGAATTGAATGATCCAGAGTATGCCGGCTATACGCCTGAAGACCGGCATGCCACGGCCAAAGTGATAGAGTCAGCCTGTCTTCAGGCCGGTGGCGACAAGGTTATCTCCGTCACCTGCTCAGTGCAGGATGGCTTTGCAGAGTCGGTGTTGCTGGCCAGCAACGGCGTCCAAGGCTATCAGTCATCCACCTATTATACCTCTGTGGCAGAGATG from bacterium encodes:
- a CDS encoding TldD/PmbA family protein — its product is MNTELYDLASWAVETAKTAGAAASRAEISRERSVEIGYRQQKPENIKEAAKRLLNLEVFVDGRYSGQSTSDLRKEALYKFITDAVAATRLLAEDPFRSLPDPRYYQGRSEVDLELNDPEYAGYTPEDRHATAKVIESACLQAGGDKVISVTCSVQDGFAESVLLASNGVQGYQSSTYYTSVAEM